TGTGCAAAATCTAGGGATGTATTTGCAGAAACATCGAAGATGTTCTCGTTTTCATTAGAAAGAGGATTTTTTGTATTCATAAGCTATAGTGATCTATTCTTTATAGAGACGCAATGAGAATTAAGGATTATTAGAGGAAATAGAAGATGTGAGGGTAGAAGATTTTCTTTCTTTCTCGTAAGTTCTTCGTATTTTGAGATAATTATTTTAAATAAATCTGCTGGAGTTTTCGATGAATTTTACACCTTTTCCAGAACATGCCGCGCCGACACCTTCTGAAGAGAAGGCACTAACGGGGTTGGTTTCACTTTCAAATGAAGGGAATGCGATTGAAAATCAATGGCATCTGGCAGAACCTTCTAAAGAGTATGCCCATCTTTATCCAGCTAAAGTTTTAAAAGTTCATCATTGGACGAAGCGTCTTTTTAGTTTCATTACAACCCGTGATCCAGGACTTCGTTTTAAAAATGGTCAATTTACGATGATTGGCTTGGAGGTTGAAGGGAAGCCTTTGCTACGTGCGTATTCCATTGTATCAGCGAATTATGAAGATTTTATGGAGTTCCTGTCGATTGCAGTTCCGGAGGGCCCTTTAACATCTCGGCTGCGTCACGTGAAGGAAGGAGATACTGTTTTGATTGGTCGTAAGCCAGTCGGGACTCTTTTATTGGATAATTTGCGTCCAGGACGTAATCTTTATTTTTTCTCAACTGGGACGGGACTAGCACCTTTTATGAGCTTGATTAAAGATCCTGAAGCTTATGCACGTTATGAAAATATTATTTTAACGCATACGGTACGTGAAAAAGATGAATTAGCTTATCGTCATTTTATTGAAGAAACATTGCCTAAGCATGAATTTCTGGGAGAAGAAGTTGCGCAAAAACTTCGTTATTACCCTTCGGTTACCCGTGAAGAATTTCACAATCAAGAACGTATTACGACTTTAATTAAAAATGGTCGTTTATGGAAAGATTTAGAACTAGATCCTCTTGATCCTAAACATGATAGAGCCATGATTTGCGGATCTCCTGAAATGTTAGCTGATACAGAAAATCTCTTAATTGAAAGAGGATTCGACGAGGGCAATAATAACCACCAGGGGGCTTATGTCGTCGAAAAGGCGTTTGCCGAACGCTAATTTCCTTTAAGGATGGGGGAACCATGAAAAATTTTGATTGTATTGTGATCGGTGGAGGGTCTGGTGGCGTTCGCTTTGCAAGGATTGCCGCCCAACGGGGAGCAAAGGTTGCAATCCTTGAAGAAAGACATTGGGGAGGCACTTGTGTTAACATAGGGTGTGTCCCTAAGAAGCTCATGGTTTATGGGGCCGCTTTTCCTCATTTTCTTGAATCTGCTAAAGTCTACGGTTGGAATTTTAAGAGTGAAGGGTTGGATTTTGGGCATTTCCAAGCCTTAAGAAACGCTGAAATTTCTCGGTTAGAAAAAATTTATGCGACCAATCTAGAAAAAGCAGGCGTTACTTTGATTGAAGGTCATGCTTCTTTTGTGGATAAGAAAATTATTGACGTTTCTCCCTCTCCTTTATCCCCCAATGCAGAAAAAATGTCTTTGACAGCGCCCATAATTGTGATTGCGGTCGGCGGCGAAGCGATGCGTCCTAAAATTGAAGGTGCAGAGCTTGGATTGATTTCAGATGATATGTTTGCTTTGGAGTGCCTGCCTAAGCGCTTAGCTGTTGTGGGAGGAGGCTATATTGGTCTCGAATTTGCAGGGATTATTGCAGGGTATGGTTCAAAGGTAGATTTGATTTATCGGCAAGATTTGCCTCTTCGTGGTTTTGATGAGGAAATTCGTCAAGAAGTTGCAAAACGTATCCCTCTTTTTGATATTAACGTTCATGCAGGTCATTCCCCAAAAATTCTTCAAAAGACAGAAGAAGGCTTTCGTTTGATTTGTGATGGGAATTTGGAAATTGAAACAGATGCAGTTCTTTTTGCGACTGGCAGACGTCCAAATTTAGATCATTTAGGCTTAGAAAAAACAGAGATTCAGCGTTCCATAGATGGTTATCATCTTAGAGAAGGCGAAGAGGAATATACAACGACTCAAGAAGGCGTTTATGCAATTGGGGATGTTTTAGATAAAGTTAATCTGACGCCGTTTGCTTTGGCCCAAGGGCAGTCTTTAGCAGAAAAACTCTTTCCGGATACAGCTAAAAAACAACGTCATTGGAACTTTAGTATTGTTCCAAAAGCGGTTTTTTTCTCAGCAAATATTTCTTGCGTTGGACTTTCTGAAGAAGAGGCTGCGGAGCAGGAAGATCTTCATATTTTCACGAGTCAGTTTACACCACTGTTTGCTTCTCTGGAAAAAGGACAGCTGAAAGAAAGAGAGAAAATCTTCATTAAAATTATTGTGAGTGTAAAAACAGACTGTGTTTTAGGAGCGAGCATGATTGGAAAAGATGCTGCTGAGATTATTCAAATGATGGCAGTATGTGTAGCGAATAAAATGACAAAGGCAGAACTGGACGCAACGCTTGCACTACATCCTACGACGGCAGAGGAGTTGGTTACTTTGACATCTAAGCCACGCTTTGTGTTAAAAAAAACAGGATTAATTTAACTATTAATTTTTGGCGTTAAGTGTAGGGCGTTTTTGTGGCAAAAATAAGCGGTTTATCTTTGCAAGAAATAAGCTTGCTCTTTATCACAATGATTTGGGGCTCTTCTTATTGTGTTATGCAAGTTGGGTTAGAGCATTGTCCAGCAATGTTTTTTGTTGCAGCCCGATTTTTACTTGGCGGTATTTTAACTGCCTTCATTTTTTTTCGTTCTGTATTGCAAATAACGAGAAAAGACCTTGTTGCGGGATTTATTACAGGGAGTATGGCTTTTCTGGGGCAGGCTTTGCAAACTGTCGGTCTCGAAACAATTACTGTTAGTCAATCTGCTTTTTTGACGGCTTTATATGTTCCTCTAGTCCCTCTTTTTCAGTGGATCGTTTTTAGAAAACCTATTGGCATTTTCTCTTTATTAGGTGTTCTATTCGCTTTTGCTGGACTTGTTATTATTTCAATGCCCACAGGGGCGAAGTTTTCTTTAGGGATTGGGGATATTCTGACGCTTTTATCGGCTGTCGCAATTGCTTTTGAGATTGTGCTTATCAGTAAATTTAGCAAAGGTGTTTCTATTGTCAATTTCGCCATTATACAACTTCTTGTTTGTGGTGGGTGGGGAATTGCAGCGATGCCGCCTATGGGAGAAGCTTTTCCAGCTGTTTCTTTGGGATGGATTTGGCCTGTTTTGTTTCTAGGGGGAGCCAGTGTTGGTATTCAACTCGGAATGACATGGGCTCAGAAAACAATTTCGGCGTCTCGAGCTGCTGTTATTTATGCAGGAGAGCCAGTATGGGGAGCCTTTTTTGGGCGTTTGGCTGGAGATAGATTACCGTTTTCAGCGTTTGTTGGAGGCGCACTTATCGTTTTGGCGGTGCTTATTAGCGAGTGGCCATCTCCCCGAAAAAAATATGAAAAAAGAGCTGAAGTTAAGAGTTAGCCGTTATCCCAGCCGTTTGTCCTAGGCGCAACCCACCCATTACCAGTGGAGTCTCCAAGAGTTCCTTGTCCCATAGGGCTACTGTTCTGATAGTCTGTTCCAAAACGGTCTAAATTTGTACCTGTTAAGGTATCATGTTGTACATGATGTTCTGGATCAGGGCCGTATTTAAAGTCTTCCTGCACTGGAGCTACGATATATCCTCTTGGTGGTGGGTGGTGACCATAAGCGTGGATATGCTCGCCTTTATCATTTTTCTTGAGTGTATCAGCTGGTTCTGAATCTGTATCGGTAAAGGGTTTCCCAAACTCCACAGCTTGCGCATGTGCCGCTTTATTTAAAGGATTAAGCGTAAGACTTGCGCCACTAATTAAAGAAATCCCGATGAGAGAAAAAACGCGAGGACGGGAAAAGTTAAAAAGAAACATAGAATATTTTCGTTAAGAGACGATAGAATAGAGAGAATATAGTTGAGCTTCTTAAAAAATACATATTTAATCATCTTTTTCTGTATAAAAAAAGAATATGTTTAAAGAAGAAGTGTAAAATAAAATTCTGTTCAAAGATATTTTTGACGTTTGAGCAAATTAAAGTCCTAAGGTTTACTGTGACGAAGAATAAATTGATCTCCGTATTATCTGAAAAAGAATTATTGATTCGTGAGAGAGCCATCAAAAATTCGCCTTCCGTGCGTAAGGTTACTTCAAAAGAAGAAATTTCTGCTTGGACAGATAGTTATTTTAATCGAACCTCTGAAATTGTTCAGAATTATGGAGATGTTCAAGTTACTTATGCGTTTTTTTTAAGGCGTCCAAGTTTGTCAGCTTGTTCTTTAGCATTGGAATGGCTGAAAAACGTTTCCGAAGTTCAAGGATTTTCTTATAAAATAGAGGCATTTGTCCCTGAAGGCGAATGGGTTGGCGGGGGAGATCCTCTATTTTATCTTGTTGGACCACTGCATTTTTTAGCTCCGTTAGAAACGTTGCTTTTGCAGAAAATAGGGGCAGCATGCGTTGCTGCTTATAACGCTTTTCAGTTGGCAAGTGAATTGTTACTCACGCCTTTTTTGGCAATGGATGCTCGCCATTGTGCTGGAAGTGAAATGCAGGAGATTATGGCTTATGCGGCTTCCGTTGGAAGTCTGGCAGCTAAACAAATCGGTGCAAAAGGCTTCATCGGGAGTGCAAATAATATTACAGCACCTTTTTTTGGGTGTGAAAAGGGCGTGGGCACGATGCCTCATGCCCTGATCGGATACGCAGGTTCTACTTTAGAAGCTGCAAAAATGTTTCATGAGACTTATCCAGATGAGAATTTGGTGTGTCTTGTTGATTATTTTGGAAAAGAGATCACGGACGCAATAGAGGTAGCTCAGTATTTCCCTGAGATGGTAGAACAGGGACGTTTCTGGGTACGTTTGGACACACATGGCGGGCGTTTTTTAGAGGGCTTAGATCCGCAATCTTCGTATGCTGTGATCGATCGACATATACCGCAGATTATTCGGCGTTACTGCTCTGAGAGAGAATTACAGTATCTCGTTGGGACAGGGGTTTCTGCCGCAGCTATTTGGAAGATGAGAGAAAGTTTAGATCAGGTAGGCTTGCAAAAAGTAAAAATTCTAGGGTCTTCTGGGTTTAATGCGCGAAAATGCATGGTTATGCGAGATGCTAAAGCGCCGCTAGATGCTATTGGAACAGGGTCTTTTTTGCCATCAACGTGGTCAGAGACTTATGCGACAGCTGATATCGTTGAATATGATGGGGTTAAAAAAGTAAAAATTGGAAGAGAGTTTTTATTAAGGTAAGCTGGTAAAAGCACCGTTTTAAAATGTGAGAATAAATAAAGGGATTCGTGATGGCTTCGGCTCGAGCAAAAGGTACTGAAAAATCTCAGTTGGTTGTTTATTTAAAGGATTTGTCAGGATCAGGAAATGAGCCTGAGGCTGTTGGTGGGTTTAAAACAGATACAGACGCCTTGGCTTTTGCAAGGGCTTATGTTTGCGATAGCGTGGAGCGTTGCCGTATTGCAGATGCTGTTGGAAAGCCTGTGTTGGAAAGCTGGAAGCTGTTTGGCGAAGATACAGAGGTCTTTAAGGGAGATGCGCTCGTTTGGACTTCCGAAGAGGATATTAAGCAGTTTGTAAAAGCTAAGTCACAGGATCAAGAGCGGAATTGGCGTGTATTAGATCCTCGCCATAAAAGCAATATAGTGGACTTTGATGGATGTGATTGCGGTCATGAACATGTTTGCGAGCATGAAGACGATCATGAGCATGAAGTTTTTGAAAATGATGATAATAATTTGATGGTTGGATTATGAAATTACGTTTTGCTCCTTCTCCGACAGGGCGGTTACATGTTGGAAATGCGCGTTTGGCTGTGGCAAATTATTTGTTTGCACGTCATCACAATGCAACGCTTCTTTTGCGTGTCGATGACACAGATGCAGAACGCAATAAAGATGAATATGAGCAGTCTATTCGTCATGATTTAAAATGGCTCGGCATTGATTGGGATGAGGAGGCTCGCCAGTCAGATCGTAAAGATCGTTATCAACTTGCGATTGAAAAGCTTAAGGAGACGGGGCGTCTTTATCCATGCTTTGAGGGAGAGGAGGAGTTACGTTTTAAACGTGAGCAAAAGTTAAAGGCAAATCTCCCCCCTGTTTATGATCGAGCAATGCTTTCTTTGACAGCTGAGCAGCGTAAAAAGGCAGAAGAAAACGGGAAAAAACCTTATTGGCGCTTTAAGTTATCTGATAGGGTTTGCAAATGGGATGATTTGGTCATGGGTAAGTGCCATGTGCCTTTGAGAACTGTTTCAGACCCTGTTGTTGTGCGTGAGGATGGAGAAGTCCTTTATTCACTCGCATCTATTGTGGATGATATTGAGCTAGGTGTAACGCATATTATCCGTGGGCAGGATCATGTTGGGAATACAGGTATTCAGATTGATTTGGCCGAAGCTTTAGGGGCTAAAGTCGATAGATTTACGTTTGCGCACTTTCCTTTATTGCTTGATGGAGAAGGTAAAAAATTTTCCAAACGACGAGGTGCCGATGCAAGTCTCGCAGGCCTGAGAAAAGATGGCTTTTTGCCTGAGGTAATTGTTTCTTTTTTAGCGACATTAGGTAGTTCTCAAGATGCTGTATTAAGAACTAATGAAGAAAATATAAAGATCTTCGACCTGTCAGCTATTTCGAAAGCCTCTCCACGTTTCGAGATGACACAGTTGTTATCTCTTAATCGCAAAGCTTGGCACGAAAAATCATATTCAGAAGCTAAGAAACTCTTGCCAGAGGGCGCTTCAGAGAATTTTTGGAATGCCATTCGTGGTAATATTGAGCTCGGGACAGAAATTCCGCATTGGGTAAATGTGGTTCAAGGAGAACTTGCGATTGAAGCACAAGATGGGCAAGAGGCTTTCTTTGATGCCGCTATTGCTTTACTGCCGGAGGCGCCATGGACAGAAGAAACTTGGAAAGCTTGGACCAATGCGCTTAAAGAAAGAACAGGTCAAAAAGGAAAAGCTCTTTTTCATCCTTTACGCTTAGCTTTAACAGATGAGGATTCTGGCCCTGAGATGCGCCTTTTACTGCCCTTAATTGGACGGGAAAAAGTTCTTGCTCGTCTAAAGTCTGCTCGAGGAAGTGTTTAGTTTATGAAAAAAATAATAAGGTTCGCTTTTTCTGCGCTTTTTCTGGCGACGTCAACGTCTGCTTTGTTTGTAGAAGCAGAAGCAGGACCAGTTGCGCAGAGAGAAGAGCAGCTAACAACTGTTCCAACTTCAAAATCTTTGTACGCCCAGATTACAGCTCTTCCAGGCCATGCGGATGAGGTTGCTAAACTTTTATCCGATTTGGCTAAAGAGATTCGTGCAGAAAGGGGCTGTGTTAGTTTTATGGTTTTCAGGCTGGCTGATGATCCAAATGTTTTTCATATAGATGAAACTTATTATGATGAGGCCGCTTTTCAGGCGCATATTGCGACAGAACATGGCCGTAAATTTAATGAAGCAATTAAACCGCTTGTTAAAGGTGGAAAATCTGAACTGTTTTTTGTGACTCCTGTTACTGACTAAGCAAGTTTTACCTAAAGAAAAGATTTAATTTAAAAGAAGGTGATAATGCTTGGAATTCTTTTTTGAAGAGGCGTATAAATTAAGGAGCGGCTTCTAAAGCACATGCCTCTCAGCCCTATGGCACAGAATCCGAAGGCCAATCGTTGAAGCTGGCGCCGTAAGAGTCGTTTTTTAATGCGACATAAAAATAATAAGGAGGATGTTATGACCCAGAAATCTCTTTATGCTGTGATTACGGCTTTGCCGGGAAAAGAAGAAGAAATAGCAAAGCTTTTAAAAGAGTTGGCTGTTAAGGTTCGTGCTGAAGCTGGGTGCGTTCGTTTTCTACCGTACCGTCTTGTTGAAAGCCCCCAAGTTTTTCATATTCACGAGACTTATGAAGATGAGGCTGCTTTTAAAACGCATATTTCGCAAGAGCATGGCAAAATCTTTAATGAGAAGTTAAAGTCCTTAGCCAAGGGTGGTGGTTCCGAGGTAAATTTTTTAAAAGCTGTTGTTGAATAAAACGATGTTTAGAAAGGTGTAAGCGGAGTTTAATTCTCTTGCTTACGCCTTTCTTTTTCTTCTCCTAGAGCACTGATAATACCGTGCAGAGTACGGAGTTCTTGTTCCGTAATTGATCCTCGTTGAAAATATTGACGGATATTTCTTACCATACCGTCTCGTTTATTTTTATTTCGGAGAAAGGGAGAGTGGTCGAGGCGATCGACAAGACGATTAAGAAAATTATCAATTTCTCCCTTTTCGGCAGGGGGGGAGTGTGGTGTTTGCAAGCTTGATTCTAAGGGCTTATGCCCTGCATTCCACCATTCATAAGCCATGATAAGAACGGCTTGCGCTAGATTGAGGGACATAAAATCAGGGTTAAGAGGATAGCGAACCAGCGTATCTGCGCAGGTTAATTCATCCTTATCGAGCCCCGCACGTTCACATCCGAAAAGAATACCAGTTTTTTGATTCTGTGAGGCGAGTCTTCTTAACTCTTTTCCTGCAATTTGTGGTCCCATAAGGTTAATTGTTGCTTCTCGAGGGCGTGGGCAAGTGGCAAAAACGCGGTGCAGATCCGTAGTTGCTTCTTCGACAGTTTTAAAAACAGTTGCTTCTTCTAAAATACGGTAAGCGCCAGAGGAAGAGCTCCAAGCTTTTGATTGTGGCCATCCATCCCTTGGTGAAACTAATCGGAGATGGAAAAGTCCACCATTTGCCATTGCACGAGCCGTTGTTCCGATATTGTCAGCCAGTTGTGGGCGGACAAGGATAATGACAGGATCATTTTCAGAAGTGGGAGCAAGATTCGCCCCTTTAGTACCACGTCCAGTCATGCTTTACGCCAAATCGTACCTTGAGCTTTATCTTCTAAGATAATGCCTTGGGAAAATAAATCATCACGAATTTTATCGGCTGTACGAAAATCACGTACTTTTTTTGCATTTTGTCTTTTTTGAATTAGACTTTCAATTCGTTTTTTTTCTTCGTCATCTCCAGATTGAAACCAGTCTTGTGGAGATGTTTGGAAAAGTCCAACAAAATGGCCGGTTTTATAAAGTCGTTTTGCAGCTGAGAGTGAATTCTTATCTTGCTGTTGGATTTGATCCGTTAAAAGATGAAGATTTCGAATAAGATCAGCTGTATTTAGATCATTCCTTAAGCTTTCTATCATAGGCGGAATATCGTCATTATTCGTGTTATAGTCCATTTCATAAAGCGAAAGGGCACGATAGAAGCGATCCATCATTTTTTTTGCTTCTGATAATTTTTCCCATGTAAAATCAAGCGGTGAGCGGTAGTGAGTCATTAAAAATAAAAGCCGTAAGGCTTCACCTGGAGCTCGCTCCAGCGCATCTTGGACAGTAAAAAAATTTCCCAAGGATTTTGACATTTTTTCGCCATTGATGGTGAGCATGCCAGAATGTACCCAATATTGAGCAAATTTTGAGTTGTCAAAGCAGCAAAGTGACTGCGCACGCTCATTTTCATGATGGGGAAAAAGAAGATCACTTCCTCCGCCATGAATATCAAAATTATCTCCTAGATATTTTTGTGACATAGCAGAGCATTCAATATGCCAGCCAGGTCTACCGCGTCCAAATGGACTGTCCCATCCAGGTTCATTTTCTAAAGAGGGTTTCCAAAGGATAAAATCTTGAGGTTTTTTTTTAGAGGAGCTTACTTCAATTCTTGCGCCTGAGAGCTCATTTTCTAACGTACGCCCGGAGAGAGCGCCATAGGTGGAGAAGGTTTGTACATTAAAAAAGATTTGATTATCTGCTTGGTAAGCATGTCCTTTTTTCAAGAGCGTTTGGATAATCGAAATCATTTCAGGGAGATGTTCTGTTGCGCGTGGTTCAATATCAGGTGGTAAAATCGCAAGGGCACTCGTGTTTTGGTGGAAAAGCTCGCTCATGCGCTGCGTCAGCGCTGAAATATCCTCTTTATTTTCAGCAGCCCTAATAATAATTTTATCATCAATATCTGTAATATTTCGTACAAAAGTAACTTTTGGATAGTATGCTCGTAGGGTACGCACCAGAAGATCGGCACAAAACATAGCCCGTAAGTTGCCTAAATGGACTTGATCGTAAACGGTAGGACCACAAAAATAGATCCGGATATGAGAAGGATCTATCGGAGAAAATGTTCGGAGTTTTTGATGCGAGCGATCGTATAGCTCTAGGTCTTTTTGTTCAGTCATAGTCAATTGAGTTTTTGGCTTTGGTTAAGGGCAGAAATAGATTAGAAGATATGATTTGCAAAAATATTACATCATGGAAGAGAAGTCATCTGATTTTTCAAGAAGGTTGAGGCATGGACACGGAAAGTACATCTTTAGAGAAACAATCCATACGTTTTAGTATGCGGTCGCATTTGTTGACGTTGCTCATGATTAGTTTGCCTTTAGCACTTTCTCAACTTTCTGAGATGGCAATGTCAACAACAGATACAATTTTGCTCGGAGGATTAGGCGTTTCTGCTGTTGCGACTGGTGGTTTGTCAAATAATTTCTTCATGTCCACAATGGTTACTTGTCAATGTATTTTAGGCGGTATGGGGGTTCTTCTCGCACAGTCAAGAGGAGAGAAAGACCATGGAAAAGAGTCTGAACATAAGGGAAGAGAGATTGTTTCAGCAGGTTTTTTACTTGCTGTTTTGATTTTCGTTCCAGCCTTCGTTCTTCTTGTTCTTTCAGGACATTTGTTTGCATGGATGAATGAACCTCTTGAGGTGATTTCTGATGGTTCACAATATATTCATATTTTATTGTGGTCACTGCTGCCAGATTTAGCGTTTATTGGTGTTTGTCGAGTTGCCTTTCCAGCTCTTGGTTCAGAGAAAATTCTTCTTTGGATTATGCCTCTGATGGCATTTGTTAATGGCTTATTTAATTATGCACTCATTTATGGAAAATGGGGATTTCCAGCTCTTGGTTTGTTAGGATCCGCTTGGGCATCTTCCATTACAGCGATAGCTATTTCTCTTTTACTGGTTTTGTGTGCGATTTCTTTACCTTCCTTGCGCCATGTTATGATTTTAGGCGCATTAAGAATAAAAACATTTCTTGAGGTGAGCCGCTTAGGTATTCCAATGATGTGCGCTGCTGCTTGTGAAATTTTGCTTTTTCAAATTACGACATTAAGAGCAGGACAATTAGGGACGCAAAGCCTAGCAGCCCACCAAGTTGCCTTAAATACATCTTCATTGCTTTTTATGGTTTGTCTCTCAATCGGGCAGGCTGTGAATATTCGAGTGGCTTATTGGAATGGTGCGGGCCTCCCTAAACAAGTTAAAAAATCTATTTTTTCAGCCTTAGCGCTTGTTTTAATCTGGACGTTCTCAACAGGGATTTGTTTGATATTTTTTGGAGATGAGATTGCTAAGTGTTTTTTTATGGGAAAAGTTCCCGATACAGAAACATTAAACTTAACAACAAAGTTATTGATGTGGGCAGGGATTTTTCAGATTGTAGATGGAATTCAGACGGTAACTGGTGGTGCTTTAAGAGGATGCGGTGATGCTGTTGGGCCTCTTCTTATTGGTCTTGTGAGCTATATTCTCGTTGGATTGGGTTTTGGAAGCTATTTAGCTTTTCACTCTGTTTATGGTGTTACGGGGCTATGGATTGGTTTGGCGGCAGCCTTGGCGGCAACTTCTGTGATGTTTAGCTTTCGTTTATACCGTGTTGTGCGCCGTCTTTCGAAACTCAACGTTCCGTAAGATTGCTTTGTGCTGTTTGTAATAAAAAGGCCGCTTATAGCGGCCTTTTTTTAAGAAGCAGAGTGTTGTTTGCCTTGTTTTAGAAGAACTAAGGCTAAGCCATAAAAAATGAGTCCGCCAATGGAGAGAACTGCGCCCCCCCATCCTGGCGATCCCAGGCCAAAATGCTTTGCAATGAGGAAAGCGCCAAACATTGAACCGATAGCATTTGCAAGGTTAAAAGCTGCATGGTTAAGAGAAGCTGCCAAAACTTGGGCTTCACCAGCACAATCCATTAGTCTTGCCTGAAGGGCAGGGACAAGCATGTTGATGGTGATAGGTAGCAGGAGACAGATTGGAATGATAAAATAGATGTGGGGTAAAGCAAGCGAATATCCAAGCAGGAGAGGAAGGCTTAAGACAAGACCGCCAATAACAGCATAATTGATATTTCTATCACTGATAGCGCCGCCAAGGTTGTTTCCGCAAAGCATGCCAAATCCCCATAATGCTTGGCAGGCTGTTACT
The genomic region above belongs to Acetobacteraceae bacterium and contains:
- a CDS encoding ferredoxin--NADP reductase — encoded protein: MNFTPFPEHAAPTPSEEKALTGLVSLSNEGNAIENQWHLAEPSKEYAHLYPAKVLKVHHWTKRLFSFITTRDPGLRFKNGQFTMIGLEVEGKPLLRAYSIVSANYEDFMEFLSIAVPEGPLTSRLRHVKEGDTVLIGRKPVGTLLLDNLRPGRNLYFFSTGTGLAPFMSLIKDPEAYARYENIILTHTVREKDELAYRHFIEETLPKHEFLGEEVAQKLRYYPSVTREEFHNQERITTLIKNGRLWKDLELDPLDPKHDRAMICGSPEMLADTENLLIERGFDEGNNNHQGAYVVEKAFAER
- a CDS encoding glutathione-disulfide reductase — translated: MKNFDCIVIGGGSGGVRFARIAAQRGAKVAILEERHWGGTCVNIGCVPKKLMVYGAAFPHFLESAKVYGWNFKSEGLDFGHFQALRNAEISRLEKIYATNLEKAGVTLIEGHASFVDKKIIDVSPSPLSPNAEKMSLTAPIIVIAVGGEAMRPKIEGAELGLISDDMFALECLPKRLAVVGGGYIGLEFAGIIAGYGSKVDLIYRQDLPLRGFDEEIRQEVAKRIPLFDINVHAGHSPKILQKTEEGFRLICDGNLEIETDAVLFATGRRPNLDHLGLEKTEIQRSIDGYHLREGEEEYTTTQEGVYAIGDVLDKVNLTPFALAQGQSLAEKLFPDTAKKQRHWNFSIVPKAVFFSANISCVGLSEEEAAEQEDLHIFTSQFTPLFASLEKGQLKEREKIFIKIIVSVKTDCVLGASMIGKDAAEIIQMMAVCVANKMTKAELDATLALHPTTAEELVTLTSKPRFVLKKTGLI
- a CDS encoding DMT family transporter, whose product is MIWGSSYCVMQVGLEHCPAMFFVAARFLLGGILTAFIFFRSVLQITRKDLVAGFITGSMAFLGQALQTVGLETITVSQSAFLTALYVPLVPLFQWIVFRKPIGIFSLLGVLFAFAGLVIISMPTGAKFSLGIGDILTLLSAVAIAFEIVLISKFSKGVSIVNFAIIQLLVCGGWGIAAMPPMGEAFPAVSLGWIWPVLFLGGASVGIQLGMTWAQKTISASRAAVIYAGEPVWGAFFGRLAGDRLPFSAFVGGALIVLAVLISEWPSPRKKYEKRAEVKS
- a CDS encoding nicotinate phosphoribosyltransferase, which produces MRERAIKNSPSVRKVTSKEEISAWTDSYFNRTSEIVQNYGDVQVTYAFFLRRPSLSACSLALEWLKNVSEVQGFSYKIEAFVPEGEWVGGGDPLFYLVGPLHFLAPLETLLLQKIGAACVAAYNAFQLASELLLTPFLAMDARHCAGSEMQEIMAYAASVGSLAAKQIGAKGFIGSANNITAPFFGCEKGVGTMPHALIGYAGSTLEAAKMFHETYPDENLVCLVDYFGKEITDAIEVAQYFPEMVEQGRFWVRLDTHGGRFLEGLDPQSSYAVIDRHIPQIIRRYCSERELQYLVGTGVSAAAIWKMRESLDQVGLQKVKILGSSGFNARKCMVMRDAKAPLDAIGTGSFLPSTWSETYATADIVEYDGVKKVKIGREFLLR
- a CDS encoding glutamate--tRNA ligase, which codes for MKLRFAPSPTGRLHVGNARLAVANYLFARHHNATLLLRVDDTDAERNKDEYEQSIRHDLKWLGIDWDEEARQSDRKDRYQLAIEKLKETGRLYPCFEGEEELRFKREQKLKANLPPVYDRAMLSLTAEQRKKAEENGKKPYWRFKLSDRVCKWDDLVMGKCHVPLRTVSDPVVVREDGEVLYSLASIVDDIELGVTHIIRGQDHVGNTGIQIDLAEALGAKVDRFTFAHFPLLLDGEGKKFSKRRGADASLAGLRKDGFLPEVIVSFLATLGSSQDAVLRTNEENIKIFDLSAISKASPRFEMTQLLSLNRKAWHEKSYSEAKKLLPEGASENFWNAIRGNIELGTEIPHWVNVVQGELAIEAQDGQEAFFDAAIALLPEAPWTEETWKAWTNALKERTGQKGKALFHPLRLALTDEDSGPEMRLLLPLIGREKVLARLKSARGSV
- a CDS encoding antibiotic biosynthesis monooxygenase, with the protein product MKKIIRFAFSALFLATSTSALFVEAEAGPVAQREEQLTTVPTSKSLYAQITALPGHADEVAKLLSDLAKEIRAERGCVSFMVFRLADDPNVFHIDETYYDEAAFQAHIATEHGRKFNEAIKPLVKGGKSELFFVTPVTD
- a CDS encoding antibiotic biosynthesis monooxygenase, whose translation is MTQKSLYAVITALPGKEEEIAKLLKELAVKVRAEAGCVRFLPYRLVESPQVFHIHETYEDEAAFKTHISQEHGKIFNEKLKSLAKGGGSEVNFLKAVVE
- a CDS encoding RNA methyltransferase; the protein is MTGRGTKGANLAPTSENDPVIILVRPQLADNIGTTARAMANGGLFHLRLVSPRDGWPQSKAWSSSSGAYRILEEATVFKTVEEATTDLHRVFATCPRPREATINLMGPQIAGKELRRLASQNQKTGILFGCERAGLDKDELTCADTLVRYPLNPDFMSLNLAQAVLIMAYEWWNAGHKPLESSLQTPHSPPAEKGEIDNFLNRLVDRLDHSPFLRNKNKRDGMVRNIRQYFQRGSITEQELRTLHGIISALGEEKERRKQEN
- a CDS encoding cysteine--tRNA ligase; this translates as MTEQKDLELYDRSHQKLRTFSPIDPSHIRIYFCGPTVYDQVHLGNLRAMFCADLLVRTLRAYYPKVTFVRNITDIDDKIIIRAAENKEDISALTQRMSELFHQNTSALAILPPDIEPRATEHLPEMISIIQTLLKKGHAYQADNQIFFNVQTFSTYGALSGRTLENELSGARIEVSSSKKKPQDFILWKPSLENEPGWDSPFGRGRPGWHIECSAMSQKYLGDNFDIHGGGSDLLFPHHENERAQSLCCFDNSKFAQYWVHSGMLTINGEKMSKSLGNFFTVQDALERAPGEALRLLFLMTHYRSPLDFTWEKLSEAKKMMDRFYRALSLYEMDYNTNNDDIPPMIESLRNDLNTADLIRNLHLLTDQIQQQDKNSLSAAKRLYKTGHFVGLFQTSPQDWFQSGDDEEKKRIESLIQKRQNAKKVRDFRTADKIRDDLFSQGIILEDKAQGTIWRKA